One part of the Rhodococcus oxybenzonivorans genome encodes these proteins:
- a CDS encoding acyl carrier protein, protein MDTAHASVPEPSDGLVEQLRQYLSSITSTDLGPDDDYFTLGLVSSLRALEIVTYIEGSHDVVVEVEDLDLDNFRTAARVAEFIRRKRGEQVRATDGASP, encoded by the coding sequence ATGGACACAGCACACGCCTCTGTGCCCGAGCCTTCTGACGGGTTGGTCGAGCAGCTACGGCAGTACCTCAGTTCGATCACGTCGACGGATCTCGGACCCGACGACGACTACTTCACGCTGGGCCTGGTGAGTTCTCTGCGGGCCCTGGAGATCGTCACCTACATCGAGGGCTCCCACGACGTCGTGGTCGAGGTGGAGGACCTCGACCTCGACAACTTCCGCACCGCTGCCCGTGTCGCCGAGTTCATCCGAAGGAAGCGGGGCGAGCAGGTTCGGGCCACGGACGGGGCGTCGCCGTGA